Within Topomyia yanbarensis strain Yona2022 chromosome 2, ASM3024719v1, whole genome shotgun sequence, the genomic segment ATgaagtttaaaaagctttggtttttggctctggatcaaaaattacgggacatagagttccggccgtagaccccttccaaaaaaaaaactccccgacgggaaagcgctgcacagccgccatcttgtgacgaaattactcgaataaatcatttttttgcaatgaagtaatgttatatatctcattaaccctctggaagtcgcgcttatggcccactgaacgagcagccgctaatgctttaagacgggttcgctagattttcagagcagcgtgcactgccggaaagttaaacaagatctcgattcatctcattattgcgtcaagataaattcccgaaatatgcctgtttttcgtgctctatagtggtgtaacccctcaataattagttctggaatcttttgacggcatttttcttctgtgccatcatttaaataaattagctggttttctctcgaatttccatgcgatggaataataagagagagaattaaaattaaaacctaacatgttcgggtacgagtatagcaaagaagttcaaaatggcaaatccaccATCTTTGCAGTACAGACTAAATTGTTCCAAAGAACGTTTATCTGTTTAccgtgattttataatttgtaaaacttataatattaagtttatgtatcagaggatgattatgacctcaccgaataaaaatcttcttgtgtaaaccttgaacctatagttgatttcgtgacgtgaggatgtgcttttgttttcatttcgatccgaaaaaggaatacgatctacgtttatcccaaaaattaacgtaaacttcgtattctatacatatattaatcaattcacTTGTAAGTATTCATGCATATGCGTGATATTTATTCTTAGTCCAATTAGGTGATTaaaattttctgataaacagaaatataggatttgattcctgatgaaataagtttttatggatatttagtaatattaatactaattatcctcaacatattccattttcttcagacaatactaattatcctcaacatattccattttcttctctaaatttatcaatttcgaatgctctagtaatgctaacaaagtaaatacataatagtttaatagttccgcacttaaggtgtgagtcgcattttagtcatgcttgggtcagtaaaagccaaatattttacgcatttttggctattctcgagcgacgaagcgatacaaaaaaatatttcgttctaattcaaatataatttttttgaaaatctacacttgtactgcattacaacgatagcattagttagactaataatatagtgcaataaaagcagaatgttgaaagtcgttctacgtgtcttatgaactgctctagaattttaattgcaaatatgggaaatcgttcaacgtatctttggtatgtgtgcagagaactagaatatttgagtgaaaatcctgctaaaaaatcgatgaaaagttcgatgggcgatgtcaatatattaaacgaaagcatttaataccaaaaatgataaaaaaaatgttaagattgtttattaaccaatttatgtatgtgaaacttcttgtaccattaccactaccatgtatcattaatatagccattgctaattacggctcctatgggacatgcaactatagatacattagctcaactatatataactttcatactcggtcatacaaacaacgggttgttaagaaccggccaccataccagaatttgcttttttccatatatatattttgacaacataccattcaagcaccattttaattctttcccattttaattttgtcgattgatgattttttttttacacgatggcttctgaagaaagtttcgttgacactaaagtagcctgacgctttatcctattgagctatcgccgtaatattatagaacgtagttttttatatcatgtttatctacaggtttttggaatctttggaaatccctcggaaatcccctgttcgaagatcgtgcaagatgttttcataaggcgaacttttttctatattttcattgatataaaagttcgcaagcgatcttttcttcttccgatatttgcttgaaccgaataatgttcccaaacatcggcactcttgaagttcactgacgattttttccgtagtgatattttatatcagtgaactttttattagaaaatcggcgatgaaaagattctgttgtgaacattgatattttgatattttcccaacactaactttttgataaaacacctcattcaagaaagttataatgaggaataatttatcacataaaaatcgcttgtttaaacttgaggaaacaccttacttgttacttgaaaatacgaaaatttcatagagattgacagagattccgacagatactaccagatacctaatactttgttttgctgttgatattacgtgcaatgaatccgtgcattataattacggtctaaaatactaactgacgcaaaaatctaaaatacgtataataaacattgttgctgctgacccatttataacatccttttatggaacacaagattcattgttcatttaaaataagcgtgaacactagtggccttttttcttgaccccgaaactgagccaatttatttcgctcattgacgcgcagaatcccggtcctagctcccatgctcttgaaacattcgctttcgcctgctgtttaaacgatttccacgcaaaataatagacaaataaacaaatgaataacgggtgtacgctcaattgtgatgttgtatgtaaattaattatcgtcacaagcgtatacctaattttactgaatatgtcaagcctgtcgacgaaatctaagatttcgttttaaacttgtaggattaagttataataaaactattaatacttataacaaagataaactcaagatagagTGGTCGAGGATATCGCATGTACCATCAAAAGTAGACCCCTCGATGATTTCGGTTCACTGTCAGAAATGACTGTTTGCGATAAAATAAAACTGTTTATGTGATTCCATCGTTACTATGCAACTTCAAGTTTATTATTCTAGCCAATATTTTCCAGGAGTCAATGTTTCTCGGCGCATAAACAATGCATGTTTTTCAGTACTGGATTGCACAGATATTTTCCAAAAAGCAGACCAATAAAGATTAGTATGAAGTTACAATGTACTGTATTTCGTAAGAGAAAAACGATGAGGTGAAAGTCTCgaagaaataatttttattctAGAAGTTATCGAGATTGACAAAGCGATATTTATTACTAATAGTCTGAATAACTAAATTATATATATAACAAAGTGTTGATTAATATAATATATTATTCTACAGCTCACAGATTTCATGCTCGTTGGGTCTTTTTAGAATAAATTGTAGCACCCGTTGtgcatttttttgcttttgttaCTCTGCCTGCAAGACCCATTCTTCTAGCTTTTCCATTTCGCTTTCGGCGGCTAATGTACCGTTTTTTATTAAAGTTATGCATCATTTTGCTCATTTGTCCTTTGATGAGAGTATTCAAAACGCAGGATGTGAATTTGTCAAAACAAACCTGACACAAAATCAATTTGTAGTCTTCATACTTCACGTATTCTTTCAGCCTATTCCTAACCTTATATCGGCTTTCTCCAAGGAACTGGTAAAATTTCTGCTTAAAAGCAAATAGTAATATTATACCTATCTCTAACGTCGTATGATTTGGAAAATTGAATCCTGATGCATTTAGGAAGTGCTTTAGTTTGCAATACGTATAGTTTACATTGAGAGTTTGTATACTATTATGTGCCAAGTTCATGTTTTGCTTACAATTTTTGTGTGATAGTTTGGATGTTGCGTATCCTATGATGTATACTAATGCGTTTGTTTCGGGAATGTCTGGCATTTCGCTGTCAAAATCTAATGGCTCAAAAGAGTGCGTGACACAACTTCTATTGAGCGTTAATGGATCTTTTTCTGACTCTACGAAACTTTCTGGAAGTTTATCGTTTTCTTCAACATCGAGAAGATTAGAAGTTTGATCGGGTTCACAGTTGGAACCGTATATTTTTTCCAATGTTCCACGAACACTGCAATATTTTACTGCGATTCCAAATTGATGGCTGGTTGGAGTATCGTTACATCCACAAGATCGCCTGACTGCTGCAAACGTGTTCTCTAGCGCGTCTTGACACACTTTGTTCATACACAAATGTGTAAAACCGTATTCTTCGTGTACGATTCTCCACAATAATCGGATTGCATTTATGTTGTGAATAAATCCTTTAAGACAAGGAGGAGTCCTCTGAGTTGCAGTTAGGAAATTCATTGAATCTTGAGATGCctggataaatatttcgaattaaCTCATACATATTGACTC encodes:
- the LOC131682394 gene encoding uncharacterized protein LOC131682394, producing MNFLTATQRTPPCLKGFIHNINAIRLLWRIVHEEYGFTHLCMNKVCQDALENTFAAVRRSCGCNDTPTSHQFGIAVKYCSVRGTLEKIYGSNCEPDQTSNLLDVEENDKLPESFVESEKDPLTLNRSCVTHSFEPLDFDSEMPDIPETNALVYIIGYATSKLSHKNCKQNMNLAHNSIQTLNVNYTYCKLKHFLNASGFNFPNHTTLEIGIILLFAFKQKFYQFLGESRYKVRNRLKEYVKYEDYKLILCQVCFDKFTSCVLNTLIKGQMSKMMHNFNKKRYISRRKRNGKARRMGLAGRVTKAKKCTTGATIYSKKTQRA